One Trichoplusia ni isolate ovarian cell line Hi5 chromosome 6, tn1, whole genome shotgun sequence DNA segment encodes these proteins:
- the LOC113494939 gene encoding charged multivesicular body protein 3, which produces MGLFGKSPERNPKEMVNEWSHKLRKEGYNLDRQIRGIQREEEKIKRSLKEAAAKNDKQVCTILAKEIIRSRKAISKIYTSKAHLNSVQLQMKNQLATLRVAGSLQRSTEVMQAMQALIRLPEVAATMQELSKEMMRAGIIEEMLDDTMSSMEDEEEMEEAAQGEVDKVLWELTQGKLGEAPAPPTAVGAPSTSKEEEVAEPDESELDEMQTRLQALRS; this is translated from the exons ATGGGTTTATTTGGTAAATCTCCGGAAAGAAATCCAAAAGAGATG GTAAACGAGTGGTCTCATAAACTACGGAAAGAGGGATATAACTTAGATAGACAAATAAgag gtATACAAAGAGAGGAAGAGAAAATAAAGCGATCTCTAAAAGAAGCTGCTGCAAAGAATGACAAACAAGTTTGTACAATATTGGCTAAGGAAATCATAAGATCTCGGAAGGCTATCAGCAAAATATACACCAGCAAAGCACACCTCAACTCTGTTCAGTTACAAATGAAGAACCAATTAG CTACTTTAAGAGTTGCTGGGTCACTTCAAAGATCAACTGAG GTAATGCAAGCCATGCAAGCTCTAATCCGCTTGCCGGAGGTAGCCGCCACCATGCAGGAGCTGAGCAAAGAGATGATGCGCGCCGGCATCATCGAGGAAATGCTGGACGACACCATGTCCAGCATGGAGGACGAGGAGGAAATGGAGGAGGCGGCGCAGGGCGAGGTCGATAAG GTGCTATGGGAGCTGACGCAAGGCAAGCTGGGCGAGGCCCCCGCCCCGCCGACGGCGGTGGGCGCTCCCTCCACCAGCAAGGAGGAGGAGGTGGCCGAGCCCGACGAGAGCGAGCTCGACGAGATGCAGACACGCCTGCAGGCGCTGCGCTCCTAG